A window of the Bufo gargarizans isolate SCDJY-AF-19 chromosome 1, ASM1485885v1, whole genome shotgun sequence genome harbors these coding sequences:
- the LOC122922738 gene encoding cryptic protein-like isoform X2 translates to MKTAKSTLSLETDLEKPVRNINHTAIRNHKSGGEIIPFIGLTKTSTLDRHCCKNGGTCILGSFCACPKHFTGRHCEFDSRNRNCGSVAHGHWLPRKCALCRCIYGVMYCFPSGDCDANEYKEDVRKVQSKACTMSSCPIVMLLLAAIGIIRIL, encoded by the exons ATGAAAACTGCTAAGTCTACGCTGTCATTGGAAACCGATTTAGAGAAGCCTGTGAGGAACATTAACCACACTGCGATTCGAAATCACAAAAGCGGTGGAGAAATTATTCCCTTTATTGGGCTTACAAAAA CCAGTACACTGGACAGACACTGCTGTAAAAACGGAGGGACCTGCATCCTAGGCAGCTTCTGTGCCTGCCCTAAGCATTTCACTGGGAGACATTGTGAGTTTGATTCCAGGAACAG GAATTGTGGTTCTGTAGCTCACGGTCACTGGCTGCCCAGAAAGTGTGCTTTATGCAGATGCATTTATGGCGTTATGTACTGCTTTCCATCTGGAGACTGCG ATGCAAATGAGTATAAAGAAGATGTCCGAAAGGTGCAGTCCAAAGCGTGTACAATGTCTTCGTGTCCCATTGTGATGCTTCTGcttgctgcaattggcatcatacGAATACTGTAA